GCCGCCCTGATGAGCAAGTTGCTGGGTGCCCGACTGGAGATCCGCCTCGTCGAATCCGAGGAAATCGGCACGGTGGGCGTAGGCGAGGCCACGATTCCGGCACTGCACACCTTTCATGAGCTGCTGGGGATTGATGAAGTCGAGTTCATGACTGCGACCCAGGCCACCATCAAGCTGGGTATCCAGTTCGAGAACTGGAAGCAGATCGGCGAAAACTACATCCACTCCTTCGGCATGACTGGCAAGGATCACTGGTCGGCCGGTTTCCAGCATTTCTGGCTCAAGGCGCACAAGCAGAACATGGCACGTCCCTACGGCGACTACTGCCTGGAGCTACGGGCCGCCGAAATGGACCGGTTTGCCCACCTGCCTCGGGGTGGCATGAACTACGCCTACCACCTTGATGCCGGTCGCTACGCACGCTACTTGCGCCAGATGAGTGAGGCAAACGGCGTGATCCGCGTCGAGGGCAAGATTGCCAGCGTGCTGCGCGATGGCCCGGAAGGCGACATCCTGGCCCTGCAACTGGCCAACGGTACGCGCGTAGAGGGTGATCTGTTCATCGATTGCACCGGCTTTCGCTCACTCCTGCTGGGCGAGACGCTGGGCGTACCCTTCGAGGACTGGTCGCACTGGCTGCCCTGTGATCGTGCCGTGGCGGTGCAGACTGCCTCGGTGCGCCCGGCGCGCCCCTACACCCGTTCCATCGCGCACCCCTTTGGCTGGCAATGGCAGATTCCGCTCCAGCACCGGGTCGGCAACGGGCTGGTATACAGCAGCCAATTGCTCGACGACGCCGATGCCCCCGAGATGCTGCGCCGCCATGTTGAGGGTGAGGTGCTGATCGAGCCACGCGTGCTCAAGTT
This genomic stretch from Chitinimonas sp. BJYL2 harbors:
- a CDS encoding tryptophan halogenase family protein; the encoded protein is MDTAQLEPSSPVRRVVIAGGGTAGWMMAALMSKLLGARLEIRLVESEEIGTVGVGEATIPALHTFHELLGIDEVEFMTATQATIKLGIQFENWKQIGENYIHSFGMTGKDHWSAGFQHFWLKAHKQNMARPYGDYCLELRAAEMDRFAHLPRGGMNYAYHLDAGRYARYLRQMSEANGVIRVEGKIASVLRDGPEGDILALQLANGTRVEGDLFIDCTGFRSLLLGETLGVPFEDWSHWLPCDRAVAVQTASVRPARPYTRSIAHPFGWQWQIPLQHRVGNGLVYSSQLLDDADAPEMLRRHVEGEVLIEPRVLKFRPGQRTEVWKRNCVAVGLASGFLEPLESTSIHLIQRAAIRLMQLFPAGGIRACDVAEFNRQTQYDVEHIRDFIILHYHVNQREDSPLWRHCRETSLPDTLQHRIALFAESARVFRPSDQLFAENSWIQVMLGQGILPRHYHPVADLMGDAELTHFLGEIHQQVERTVASLPAHQTYIERLCTPVRAQPAPATA